A part of Papilio machaon chromosome 11, ilPapMach1.1, whole genome shotgun sequence genomic DNA contains:
- the LOC106709717 gene encoding uncharacterized protein LOC106709717: MMSMLLLVVLLWDGARGAGINDDLSKYWEKDYKEVLHLYGKTSDKDLYGESLPPAVIYKAATTQRNDIVLEHTGSYKASDIDQSGSTYSYFDQKNYKQTIKPEHSVNYFSYSESNVIKQNTDLQNNKYLNQTPQRGNQNIDLSSKINLQSFQPYFNGYGENGYTNIQNILSTERNIGAGEVIAEDNRIYRDLARNKVRQYKVNTFDSRTKCPPAICRKISKNAKRIYSRPVKKIKRIVVY; this comes from the exons ATGATGTCAATGCTGTTGCTTGTTGTGTTACTGTGGGATGGCGCTCGCGGCGCTGGGATTAACGATG atcTTTCGAAGTACTGGGAGAAGGATTACAAGGaagttttacatttgtatGGGAAAACATCAGACAAAGATTTGTATGGAGAAAGTTTACCGCCTGCTGTGATATATAAGGCAGCGACTACTCAACGAAACGATATTGTTTTAGAGCATACAGGAAGTTACAAAGCTAGTGACATTGACCAATCCGGTTCAACATACTCTTATTTTGatcaaaaaaactataaacaaacaataaaaccaGAACACAGTGttaattatttcagttattCTGAAtccaatgtaataaaacaaaacactgatctgcaaaataataaatatttaaaccaaACACCACAACGAGGAAATCAAAATATTGATCTTTCTTCCAAAATAAATCTGCAAAGTTTCCAGCCTTATTTTAACGGGTATGGAGAAAACGGTTACAcgaatatacaaaatattttaagcacAGAAAGGAATATTGGTGCTGGAGAAGTGATCGCAGAAGATAATAGAATATACCGTGATTTAGCTAGAAATAAAGTGAGACAGTACAAAGTGAACACATTTGACTCCCGAACAAAATGTCCGCCGGCAATTTGTAGGAAGATATCGAAAAATGCCAAAAGAATTTATTCAAGACCAGTTAAGAAGATTAAAAGAATAGTTGTATACTAA
- the LOC106709731 gene encoding protein takeout, with amino-acid sequence MLRYFCFLALFLNVKSASAPFIKPCKDGDNACILASSQAVIPVLAPGVPELGVQPLDPLKVPRITSNQGSLKLTFTDTVLTGLKGCKIESIKHDRIKGKQTLLLRCDMVLDGDYVLDGQLLILPVQGKGRYKIDIRDIVIKTVTDLTTEQGPDGKEHWKIVKWRDSFQVKTGVKFHFDNLFNGNKVLADPVIEFANTNWNDVMQEIAPPIVHTIIASVFKEIEALYKAVPADELYIP; translated from the exons CGCCGTTCATAAAGCCGTGCAAAGATGGCGACAACGCGTGCATCCTGGCGTCCAGTCAAGCGGTGATCCCGGTACTGGCACCTGGTGTTCCTGAGCTCGGCGTCCAGCCTCTGGACCCGCTCAAAGTGCCGCGCATCACCAGCAACCAGGGCTCCCTCAAGCTCACTTTCACCGACACTGTGTTAACTGGACTCAAGGGCTGCAAAATTGAAAGCATCAA aCACGACCGCATAAAGGGCAAGCAGACGTTGCTGTTGCGCTGCGACATGGTGCTGGATGGTGACTACGTACTAGACGGGCAGCTACTCATCCTGCCCGTGCAGGGCAAGGGCCGGTACAAGATTGACATCC GTGACATCGTAATAAAGACGGTAACGGACCTGACGACAGAGCAGGGCCCAGACGGCAAGGAGCACTGGAAGATTGTCAAGTGGCGCGACTCCTTCCAGGTCAAGACCGGGGTTAAGTTCCATTTCGACAATCTTTTCAATGGAAACAAAGTTCTAG CCGATCCAGTGATAGAATTCGCAAATACAAATTGGAACGATGTTATGCAAGAAATAGCGCCGCCGATCGTCCACACGATCATCGCCTCCGTCTTCAAGGAAATTGAAGCCCTCTACAAGGCAGTACCCGCCGATGAACTATACATCCCTTGA
- the LOC106709729 gene encoding uncharacterized protein LOC106709729 has protein sequence MLSPEISNFPAPKVITVHKTNQNTDSVTEAIKVNSFYKSVIITCPDEINVPSSLEEIITEDSDSYKLSGCPLTEFVDNVFIESFVKNGNLYCLSADRNCIVKNCAAITPDGILTIHVLEYTYQTLGLEGSKRPHNYYEISIDLKNIRNIDRVKQGLRKLGTFDFNIYWEPNSEDVCPSTVARYFHDKNVDVTLCSLKTKKLSPQITRVPSLEDVEIEEIVEWVGMLCHNANLNPDEAYISTYSEPECSTPLETSRIALLVVRGFLTSTLIVELCNKLSEYVSSRSLSNYWACLSVQSEDTLRRWNYCTPRMFLPHNTSDNMFFTQEGHITYSIGQLKYS, from the coding sequence ATGCTCTCTCCAGAAATAAGCAATTTTCCTGCACCCAAAGTAATTACTGTTCACAAAACTAACCAAAATACAGACTCCGTTACCGAAGctattaaagtaaatagttTCTATAAAAGCGTCATCATTACTTGTCCGGATGAGATAAATGTCCCGAGTTCTCTTGAGGAAATAATTACCGAAGACAGCGATTCTTACAAGTTAAGTGGTTGTCCCCTTACAGAATTTGTAGATAACGTGTTTATTgaaagttttgttaaaaatggaAATTTGTACTGTTTATCAGCCGACAGGAACTGCATTGTTAAAAACTGTGCAGCTATCACACCAGATGGAATTCTAACCATACATGTTTTAGAGTATACATACCAGACTCTTGGTCTTGAAGGATCAAAGCGTCCTCACAATTATTACGAGATTagcattgatttaaaaaatatcaggAATATTGACAGAGTCAAACAAGGTTTACGGAAATTGGGTACCTTtgattttaacatatattggGAACCAAATTCAGAAGATGTTTGTCCGTCAACTGTTGCAAGATATTTCCATGACAAGAATGTAGATGTAACACTTTGCTCTCTTAAAACGAAGAAGTTATCTCCACAAATAACTCGAGTACCCTCTCTGGAAGATGTGGAAATTGAGGAAATTGTAGAATGGGTAGGAATGTTGTGTCACAATGCTAATTTGAATCCAGATGAAGCTTACATTAGTACTTACAGTGAACCAGAGTGCAGTACTCCATTAGAAACAAGTAGAATAGCTCTGCTAGTTGTTAGAGGATTTTTAACATCTACACTCATTGTAGAATTGTGTAACAAACTATCAGAATATGTTTCAAGCAGATCATTGAGCAACTACTGGGCCTGTCTCAGCGTACAGAGTGAGGATACTCTGCGACGGTGGAACTACTGCACACCTAGAATGTTTTTGCCTCACAATACTtctgataatatgttttttacacaAGAAGGACATATTACATATTCAATtggtcaattaaaatattcataa
- the LOC106709734 gene encoding uncharacterized protein LOC106709734, with translation MIEMNTIVKNMQDNNANNVEFCKMCPLCNNRVRFFYLAIDEKILMCENVRCEYPFGYNDFKIIKEEDDDFEMRQKSTSLKSWPDIDRNYLEIPNEVKCFNVSHEDSNIQVIEEKIASEKEMVKELNVLKGLTKKFNEIEEDSDEIIKNKNFIRKLMKLQKLSGVKLVKQEEMEVLRRDKPGYKSDDLKIDIDTSGSSLCAIKIEITQKAR, from the exons atgaTTGAAATGAACACAAtag tcAAAAACATGCAGGACAATAATGCAAATAATGTAGAATTCTGTAAG ATGTGTCCCTTATGCAACAATCGTGTTAGATTTTTCTATTTGGCAATAGATGAAAAGATATTAATGTGTGAAAATGTAAGATGTGAATATCCATTTGGTTACaatgatttcaaaattattaaagaagaGGACGATGACTTTGAAATGAGACAGAAATCTACATCTCTGAAAAGTTGGCCAGATATAGatagaaattatttagaaataccAAACGAAGTTAAATGTTTCAATGTAAGCCATGAAGATAGTAATATTCAAGTTATAGAAGAAAAAATTGCCAGTGAAAAAGAAATGGTAAAAGAATTAAACGTATTGAAAGGTCTTACGAAGAAGTTTAATGAAATTGAGGAAGATTCTGatgagataataaaaaataaaaactttattaggaAATTGATGAAGTTGCAAAAGTTATCAGGTGTTAAGTTAGTTAAACAGGAGGAAATGGAGGTGTTGAGACGTGATAAGCCTGGATATAAGTCAGATGATCtaaagatagatatagatacaAGCGGCAGTAGTCTATgtgcaataaaaatagaaataacacaaaa AGCTCGCTAG
- the LOC106709735 gene encoding superoxide dismutase [Cu-Zn], whose translation MPTKAVCVLNGDVKGTVFFTQENDKAPVVVTGEVSGLAKGKHGFHVHEFGDNTNGCTSAGAHFNPNKQEHGAPNAAVRHVGDLGNIEATADGGVTKVCIQDSQISLCGPNSIIGRTLVVHADPDDLGIGGHELSKTTGNAGARIACGVIGLAKS comes from the exons ATGCCGACAAAAGCAGTATGCGTATTGAATGGAGATGTTAAAGGCactgttttcttcacccaagAG AATGACAAAGCCCCAGTAGTGGTGACAGGAGAGGTGTCAGGATTGGCAAAg GGTAAACACGGTTTTCACGTGCACGAGTTTGGTGACAACACAAATGGTTGCACATCTGCAGGCGCCCACTTTAACCCCAACAAGCAGGAGCATGGCGCCCCCAACGCCGCTGTGCGTCACGTCGGCGACCTCGGCAACATTGAAGCCACTGCTGACGGCGGAGTCACTAAG GTTTGCATCCAAGATTCTCAGATCTCCCTGTGTGGACCCAACAGCATCATTGGCCGCACTCTGGTAGTGCACGCCGATCCCGACGACCTCGGCATCGGTGGCCACGAGCTCAGCAAGACCACTGGCAACGCAGGTGCCCGCATTGCCTGCGGTGTCATTGGCCTGGCCAAGTCTTAA
- the LOC106709709 gene encoding uncharacterized protein LOC106709709 → METETIIIVSVFGGAWLLLLLLVVVLFVQVASLRKRLADMQATGRLRVQKLKMNPDKNYAFNNPSLVPDEELSRRGYSMYVGAEDDVESGRPAERQTGGQFVEELTRELDHRQQRRANAPPFLLHSIEDSKNRAFSNPVASRGKQSDTNPNFIY, encoded by the exons ATG GAGACAGAgacaataataatagtaagcgTGTTCGGTGGGGCGTGGCTGTTGCTGCTGCTGTTGGTAGTGGTGCTGTTCGTGCAGGTCGCCAGTCTGCGCAAGAGGCTGGCTGACATGCAGGCCACCGGTCGTCTCAGGGTCCA aaagcTGAAGATGAACCCCGATAAGAATTACGCATTCAACAACCCATCGCTAGTGCCTGATGAGGAGCTGTCGCGACGCGGGTACTCCATGTATGTGGGCGCTGAAGATGACGTAGAGAGCGGCCGCCCTGCAGAGCG GCAGACGGGCGGGCAGTTCGTAGAAGAGCTGACGCGCGAGCTGGACCACAGACAGCAGCGGAGAGCCAACGCGCCGCCCTTCCTGCTACACAGCATAGAGGATAGCAAGAACAGGGCCTTCAGCAATCCTGTGGCGTCGCGCGGCAAGCAGAGCGATACCAACCCTAACTTTATATACTAA